One region of Streptomyces sp. NBC_00442 genomic DNA includes:
- a CDS encoding type 1 glutamine amidotransferase — MADNSLRLVWVYPDLLSTYGDQGNALVVERRARQRGLDVHRLDVRSDQPIPTSGDIYLIGGGEDRPQRLAAERLRRDGGLERAASNGAIIFSVCAGYQILGHEFVNDVGERQQGLGLIDVISTRGEGERCVGDVLGDIDERLGLPQLTGFENHQGITHLGPTARPFARVRLGKGNGTGDGTEGAYNDTVFGTYMHGPVLARNPQIADMLLKLALDVNALPPTDDRWYEALRAERIASATQPV; from the coding sequence ATGGCAGACAACAGCCTGCGCCTCGTGTGGGTCTACCCCGACCTGCTCAGCACCTACGGCGACCAGGGCAACGCCCTGGTCGTGGAGCGCCGGGCGCGCCAGCGCGGCCTGGACGTGCACCGGCTCGACGTCCGCAGCGACCAGCCGATCCCGACCTCCGGTGACATCTACCTCATCGGCGGCGGCGAGGACCGGCCGCAGCGGCTCGCGGCCGAGCGGCTGCGCCGCGACGGCGGCCTGGAGCGCGCCGCGTCCAACGGCGCGATCATCTTCTCGGTCTGCGCCGGGTACCAGATCCTCGGCCACGAGTTCGTCAACGACGTCGGCGAGCGCCAGCAGGGTCTCGGCCTGATCGACGTGATCTCGACGCGCGGCGAGGGCGAGCGCTGTGTCGGCGACGTGCTCGGAGACATCGACGAGCGCCTGGGCCTGCCCCAGCTGACCGGCTTCGAGAACCACCAGGGCATCACCCACCTCGGCCCCACGGCCCGCCCCTTCGCCAGGGTGCGCCTGGGCAAGGGCAACGGCACGGGCGACGGCACCGAGGGCGCGTACAACGACACCGTGTTCGGCACGTACATGCACGGTCCGGTGCTCGCGCGCAATCCGCAGATCGCGGACATGCTCCTGAAGCTGGCCCTCGACGTGAACGCGTTGCCGCCGACCGACGACCGGTGGTACGAGGCGCTGCGCGCGGAGCGCATCGCGTCGGCGACCCAGCCCGTTTAG
- a CDS encoding Mur ligase family protein yields the protein MSGHVGGAGPLSPRAKLAVTAGKAAAAVSRAAGRGSGSVIGGRVALKLDPDLLGRLATHLDVVLVSATNGKTTTTRLIAEALRASGPVVSNALGANMPAGITSALAGGSDAKYGVIEVDEKYLAGVARDVTPKAIALLNLSRDQLDRAAETRMLAERWREGLSGSKAVVIANADDPLVVWAASSSPNVVWVAAGQEWKDDAWSCPSCGGVMQRPGDDWFCGECGFRRPAPSWVLNGDYVLDPHGSAWPIHLQLPGRANKANAATSAAVAAVFGVPPQVALERMYQVQAVAGRYDVVTFAGRELRLLLAKNPAGWLETFSLIDPPPTPVVLSVNARGADGTDTSWLWDVDYTRLAGHPIFVIGDRKLDLAVRLEVANLDFRVCESLEECTQLAPPGRIELIANYTAFQDVRRVVGN from the coding sequence ATGTCAGGACACGTTGGAGGTGCCGGGCCCCTGTCACCGCGAGCCAAGCTGGCGGTGACCGCGGGCAAGGCCGCCGCGGCGGTGTCGCGCGCGGCGGGCCGGGGCAGTGGATCGGTGATCGGCGGGCGCGTCGCGCTCAAGCTCGACCCCGATCTGCTCGGGCGGCTCGCCACTCATCTGGACGTCGTCCTGGTGTCGGCGACGAACGGCAAGACGACCACCACCCGGCTGATCGCCGAGGCGCTGCGAGCCAGTGGCCCGGTGGTGTCGAACGCGCTCGGCGCCAACATGCCGGCCGGTATCACGTCGGCGCTCGCGGGCGGTTCGGACGCGAAGTACGGCGTGATCGAGGTCGACGAGAAGTATCTGGCGGGCGTGGCGCGCGATGTGACGCCGAAGGCGATCGCGCTCCTCAACCTGTCGCGCGACCAGCTCGACCGCGCGGCCGAGACCCGGATGCTCGCCGAGAGGTGGCGCGAGGGCCTTTCCGGTTCGAAGGCCGTGGTGATCGCCAACGCGGACGACCCGCTGGTGGTGTGGGCGGCGTCCTCCTCCCCCAACGTGGTGTGGGTGGCGGCCGGTCAGGAGTGGAAGGACGACGCCTGGTCGTGCCCCTCCTGCGGCGGTGTGATGCAGCGCCCCGGCGACGACTGGTTCTGCGGCGAGTGCGGTTTCCGCCGCCCGGCTCCCAGTTGGGTCCTCAACGGCGACTACGTCCTCGACCCGCACGGCTCGGCCTGGCCGATCCACCTCCAGCTGCCCGGCCGCGCCAACAAGGCGAACGCGGCGACCTCGGCCGCGGTCGCCGCGGTGTTCGGGGTGCCGCCGCAGGTCGCCCTGGAACGCATGTACCAGGTGCAGGCGGTCGCGGGACGCTACGACGTGGTCACCTTCGCCGGCCGTGAGCTGCGGCTGCTGCTCGCGAAGAACCCGGCGGGCTGGCTCGAAACGTTTTCCCTCATCGACCCGCCGCCCACCCCCGTCGTCCTGTCCGTCAACGCCCGCGGCGCCGACGGCACGGACACCTCCTGGCTGTGGGACGTCGACTACACCCGTCTGGCCGGCCACCCGATCTTCGTGATCGGCGACCGCAAGCTGGACCTCGCGGTGCGTCTGGAGGTCGCGAACCTGGACTTCCGGGTGTGCGAGAGCCTGGAGGAGTGCACGCAGCTGGCGCCGCCCGGCCGGATCGAGCTGATCGCCAACTACACCGCGTTCCAGGACGTACGCCGCGTCGTCGGCAACTGA
- the def gene encoding peptide deformylase, translating into MRHRPIPGSSGSVREMSLLGDRLLHAPCEPVTEFGPALHRLVEDMFATMYAADGVGLAANQIGVGQRVFVYDCPDDEDVRHLGYVVNPRLVEADGIEVRGPEGCLSLPGLEAPTSRFDRAVVEGVDLAGAPVRIEGTGFFARCLQHECDHLDGVVYADRVTGRHRSRLQRAIRKAPWS; encoded by the coding sequence ATGCGCCACCGCCCCATTCCCGGCAGTTCCGGCTCCGTACGAGAGATGAGTCTCCTCGGCGACCGGTTGCTCCACGCGCCCTGCGAACCCGTCACGGAGTTCGGCCCCGCGCTGCACCGCCTCGTCGAGGACATGTTCGCGACGATGTACGCGGCCGACGGTGTCGGCCTGGCGGCGAACCAGATCGGCGTCGGGCAGCGGGTGTTCGTGTACGACTGCCCCGACGACGAGGACGTGCGGCATCTGGGGTACGTCGTCAACCCGCGCCTGGTGGAGGCGGACGGCATCGAGGTGCGCGGCCCCGAGGGCTGCCTTTCCCTGCCGGGTCTTGAGGCGCCGACCTCGCGCTTCGACCGTGCGGTGGTGGAGGGGGTGGATCTCGCGGGGGCGCCGGTGCGGATCGAGGGGACCGGGTTCTTCGCGCGGTGCCTTCAGCACGAGTGCGACCATCTGGACGGGGTGGTCTACGCCGACCGCGTGACGGGCCGCCACCGCTCCCGCTTGCAACGCGCGATCCGCAAGGCCCCTTGGAGCTGA
- a CDS encoding TetR family transcriptional regulator, with translation METTQQAEQQRTAAQRRRRELLEAADRVVLRDGPKASMNAIAAEAGITKPILYRHFGDKGGLYRALATRHTDALLAALRAALDAPAGRRERVEATLDTYLAAIEARPQVYRFLMHPAEDAPAPESEQGFDVGRHSAPLLRRMGEDLGVVIAERIDLGPGSEVLARVWGHGIVGMMHAAGDWWLGERPCSRAELVRSLADLLWGRLAAAGDRAGGPGF, from the coding sequence ATGGAGACCACGCAGCAGGCCGAGCAGCAGCGCACGGCGGCCCAGCGCCGGCGGCGCGAACTCCTGGAGGCGGCGGACCGGGTGGTCCTGCGGGACGGCCCCAAGGCCTCGATGAACGCGATCGCGGCGGAGGCCGGCATCACCAAGCCCATCCTCTACCGCCACTTCGGCGACAAGGGCGGCCTCTACCGCGCGCTGGCCACGCGGCACACCGACGCCCTGCTCGCCGCGTTGCGGGCCGCGCTCGACGCACCGGCCGGCCGGCGCGAGCGGGTCGAGGCGACCCTGGACACCTATCTCGCGGCGATCGAGGCGCGGCCCCAGGTCTACCGGTTCCTGATGCACCCCGCGGAGGACGCGCCGGCGCCCGAGTCCGAGCAGGGCTTCGACGTGGGGCGCCACTCGGCGCCGCTGCTGCGCCGCATGGGCGAGGACCTCGGCGTGGTCATAGCCGAGCGGATCGACCTCGGGCCGGGCAGCGAGGTGCTCGCGCGGGTGTGGGGCCATGGGATCGTCGGCATGATGCACGCGGCGGGCGACTGGTGGCTGGGTGAACGGCCTTGCTCGCGCGCGGAGTTGGTGCGGTCGCTGGCGGATCTCCTCTGGGGCCGCCTCGCCGCCGCGGGCGACCGCGCGGGCGGCCCCGGCTTCTGA
- a CDS encoding acyl-CoA dehydrogenase family protein yields MAEFTMDLNDDQKQVRDWLHGFAKDVIRPAAAEWDEREETPWPVIQEAAKVGIYSLDFYAQQFFDPTGLGIPVAMEELFWGDAGIALSIVGTGLAAVGVLANGTEEQIGTWIPQMYGDVTDVKVAAFCSSEPDAGSDVASMRTRAVYDEAKDEWVLNGTKTWATNGGIANVHVVVAVVDPDLGSKGHASFIVPPNTPGLSQGQKFKKHGIRASHTAEVVLEDVRVPGHCLLGGKEKLDERLARSREKAKAGGGERVKNAAMATFEASRPAVGAMAVGTARAAYDYALEYAKTREQFGRPIIDNQGIAFQLADMRTRIDAARLLVWRASWMATTGKKFESAEGSMSKLYASETAKKVTAQAIQILGGNGYTREYPVERMHRDAAIYTIFEGTSEIQRLVIARTLSGMPIR; encoded by the coding sequence ATGGCCGAGTTCACGATGGATCTCAACGACGACCAGAAGCAGGTCCGGGACTGGCTGCACGGATTCGCCAAGGACGTGATCCGGCCCGCCGCCGCCGAGTGGGACGAGCGCGAGGAGACTCCCTGGCCGGTCATCCAGGAAGCCGCCAAGGTCGGAATCTACTCCCTCGACTTCTATGCGCAGCAGTTCTTCGACCCGACCGGTCTCGGCATCCCGGTCGCCATGGAGGAGCTGTTCTGGGGCGATGCGGGCATCGCGCTCTCCATCGTCGGCACCGGCCTCGCCGCCGTCGGCGTCCTCGCCAACGGCACCGAGGAGCAGATCGGTACCTGGATCCCCCAGATGTACGGCGATGTGACCGACGTCAAGGTAGCCGCCTTCTGTTCCTCCGAGCCGGACGCGGGGTCCGACGTCGCCTCGATGCGCACCCGCGCCGTGTACGACGAGGCCAAGGACGAGTGGGTCCTGAACGGCACCAAGACCTGGGCGACCAACGGCGGTATCGCCAATGTGCACGTCGTCGTCGCGGTCGTCGACCCCGACCTCGGCTCCAAGGGCCACGCCTCCTTCATCGTGCCGCCGAACACCCCGGGCCTCAGCCAGGGTCAGAAGTTCAAGAAGCACGGCATCCGCGCCTCCCACACCGCCGAGGTCGTCCTCGAAGACGTGCGCGTTCCCGGGCACTGCCTGCTCGGCGGCAAGGAGAAGCTCGACGAGCGGCTCGCCCGCTCCCGTGAAAAGGCGAAGGCGGGCGGGGGCGAGAGGGTGAAGAACGCCGCCATGGCCACCTTCGAGGCGTCCCGCCCGGCCGTCGGCGCGATGGCGGTCGGCACCGCGCGGGCCGCGTACGACTACGCCCTCGAATACGCCAAGACCCGCGAGCAGTTCGGCCGCCCCATCATCGACAACCAGGGCATCGCCTTCCAGCTCGCCGACATGCGCACCCGGATCGACGCGGCCCGCCTCCTGGTGTGGCGCGCGTCCTGGATGGCGACCACGGGCAAGAAGTTCGAGTCGGCCGAGGGCTCGATGTCCAAGCTGTACGCGAGCGAGACGGCCAAGAAGGTCACCGCCCAGGCGATCCAGATCCTCGGCGGCAACGGCTACACGCGCGAATACCCGGTGGAGCGAATGCACCGGGACGCCGCGATCTACACCATTTTCGAGGGCACCAGCGAGATCCAGCGGCTCGTCATCGCCCGCACCCTGTCGGGCATGCCGATCCGCTAG
- a CDS encoding glutathione peroxidase, whose protein sequence is MSLYDIPLRTLSGEPTSLADFKGRAVLVVNVASKCGLTPQYAGLERLQEQYGQRGLTVLGVPCNQFGGQEPGTAEEIGTFCSATYGVTFPLLEKSDVNGETRHPLYAELTKTADADGEAGDIQWNFEKFLLSPQGEVAARIRPRTEPDAPEVVALIEANLPA, encoded by the coding sequence ATGAGCCTGTACGACATCCCGCTGCGCACCCTGTCCGGCGAGCCGACCTCGCTCGCCGATTTCAAGGGCCGTGCCGTGCTCGTGGTGAACGTGGCGTCCAAGTGCGGTCTGACCCCCCAGTACGCCGGCCTTGAGCGCCTTCAGGAGCAGTACGGGCAGCGCGGCCTGACCGTGCTCGGCGTGCCGTGCAACCAGTTCGGCGGCCAGGAGCCCGGCACCGCCGAGGAGATCGGCACGTTCTGCTCGGCGACGTACGGCGTGACCTTCCCGCTGCTGGAGAAGAGCGACGTGAACGGCGAGACCCGCCACCCGCTGTATGCGGAGCTGACGAAGACGGCGGACGCCGACGGCGAGGCCGGCGACATCCAGTGGAACTTCGAGAAGTTCCTGCTCTCCCCGCAGGGCGAGGTGGCCGCCCGCATCCGTCCGCGCACGGAGCCGGACGCCCCCGAGGTCGTCGCCCTCATCGAGGCCAACCTGCCCGCCTGA
- a CDS encoding acyl-CoA thioesterase — MTNPAERLVDLLDLEQIEVNIFRGRSPEESLQRVFGGQVAGQALVAAGRTTDGERPVHSLHAYFLRPGRPGVPIVYQVERVRDGRSFTTRRVTAVQQGRTIFNLTASFHRPEHGSIEHQLPPRLDFPEPESLPTVTEEIREHLGALPEALERMARRQPFDIRYVDGLRWTPEEIKGADPRSAVWMRAVGPLGDDPLVHTCALTYASDMTLLDAVRIPVEPLWGPRGFDMASLDHAMWFHRPFRADEWFLYDQESPVSTGGRGLARGRIYNRAGDLLVSVVQEGLFRPLTPAAD; from the coding sequence ATGACCAACCCGGCGGAGAGACTCGTCGATCTGCTCGACCTCGAACAGATCGAGGTCAACATCTTCCGCGGCCGAAGCCCCGAGGAGTCCCTCCAGCGGGTCTTCGGCGGCCAGGTCGCGGGCCAGGCCCTCGTCGCGGCCGGGCGCACCACGGACGGCGAGCGCCCGGTGCACTCGCTGCACGCCTACTTCCTGCGGCCGGGCCGTCCCGGTGTGCCGATCGTCTACCAGGTGGAGCGGGTGCGCGACGGGCGGTCCTTCACCACCCGGCGGGTCACGGCGGTGCAGCAGGGCCGCACGATCTTCAACCTGACGGCGTCGTTCCACCGCCCGGAGCACGGCAGCATCGAGCACCAGCTCCCGCCGCGCCTCGACTTCCCCGAGCCGGAGTCGCTGCCCACGGTCACCGAGGAGATCCGCGAGCACCTGGGCGCGCTGCCGGAGGCCCTGGAGCGGATGGCGCGCCGCCAGCCGTTCGACATCCGGTACGTGGACGGGCTGCGCTGGACGCCCGAGGAGATCAAGGGCGCCGATCCGCGCAGCGCGGTCTGGATGCGGGCGGTCGGCCCGCTCGGCGACGACCCGCTGGTGCACACCTGCGCGCTGACGTACGCGAGCGACATGACGCTCCTGGACGCGGTGCGCATCCCGGTCGAGCCGCTGTGGGGGCCGCGCGGCTTCGACATGGCCTCGCTCGACCACGCGATGTGGTTCCACCGCCCGTTCCGCGCCGACGAATGGTTCCTGTACGACCAGGAGTCCCCCGTCTCGACGGGCGGCCGGGGCCTCGCCCGTGGCCGGATCTACAACCGCGCGGGCGACCTGCTGGTTTCGGTGGTCCAGGAGGGTCTCTTCCGCCCCCTGACCCCCGCCGCCGACTGA